In Helianthus annuus cultivar XRQ/B chromosome 9, HanXRQr2.0-SUNRISE, whole genome shotgun sequence, the following are encoded in one genomic region:
- the LOC110875199 gene encoding uncharacterized protein LOC110875199, translating to MTNLAKLEFMALDITGKNYLSRVLDAEIHLNANNLGETIKEGNKVTTQDKAKAMIFLRHHIHEALKSKYLTIKDPLVLWTNLKERYDHQKTVILPRARYEWINLRLQDFKSISEYNSAMFRITSQLILCGENITDKEMLEKTFLTFHPSNVILQQQYRERGFTKYSELISCLLVAEQNNELLMKNHETRPVGATPIPEANVATYNGQSESYGRGRGYHRGRGRGYGRGRGHGRGRGRGNYHSVGSSSNACYRCGSNNHWSKTCRTAKHLVELYQQSIKDKAKEIETNFTYGVANVDKDHNDTTNLDYDDFLIEPTNLDSGDIVADTTQLDACNFPYI from the exons ATGACAAATCTTGCAAAGCTTGAGTTCATGGCCCTAGACATTACTGGGAAAAACTATTTGTCACGGGTATTGGATGCTGAAATACATTTGAATGCCAATAATTTGGGTGAAACAATTAAAGAAGGAAATAAAGTAACTACCCAAGATAAGGCAAAAGCCATGATCTTTTTACGCCATCATATTCATGAGGCTTTGAAAAGTAAGTACCTCACTATCAAGGATCCACTTGTCCTTTGGACCAACCTGAAAGAAAGGTATGACCACCAGAAAACGGTAATATTACCGAGAGCTCGTTACGAGTGGATCAATTTAAGGTTGCAAGACTTTAAGTCTATAAGCGAGTACAACTCGGCAATGTTTAGAATCACATCACAATTGATTCTATGTGGTGAAAATATTACTGATAAGGAAATGTTGGAAAAAACATTCTTAACCTTTCACCCCTCAAATGTGATACTGCAACAACAATATCGTGAAAGGGGTTTCACCAAATATAGTGAGTTAATATCATGTTTGCTTGTGGCCGAGCAAAACAATGAGCTCTTAATGAAAAATCACGAGACTCGTCCAGTTGGAGCAACCCCAATCCCTGAAGCTAATGTGGCAACATATAATGGCCAAAGTGAAAGTTACGGACGTGGTCGAGGTTATCAtcgtggtcgtggtcgtggtTATGGCCGTGGTCGTGGTCATGGTCGTGGACGTGGCCGAGGAAATTATCATAGT gtGGGATCTTCATCGAATGCATGTTACCGATGTGGGAGTAACAATCATTGGTCGAAGACTTGTCGTACGGCCAAACACTTGGTGGAACTTTATCAACAATCCATCAAAGACAAAGCAAAAGAAATAGAGACAAATTTTACATATGGGGTTGCAAATGTTGATAAAGACCATAATGATACAACTAATTTGGATTATGATGATTTCCTTATTGAGCCAACTAACTTGGATTCTGGTGATATTGTGGCTGATACAACCCAGTTGGATGCTTGCAATTTTCCTTACATATGA